Genomic window (Roseivirga sp. 4D4):
AGCTAGCACCTCATCCACTATCAATATCTCAGGCTCCAAAAATGCTGCAACGGCAAAAGCCAAGCGTACCTTCATGCCAGAAGAATAACGCTTTACAGGAGTGTCTGCATACCGAGAGCATCCCGAAAAATCAATTATTTCCTCCAGTTTGGTTTTAATCTCGCCCTTGGTCATACCAAGTATAGCCCCGTTAAGAAAGATGTTTTCTCTCCCCGTTAATTCTGGGTGAAAACCAGTACCTACCTCTAGTAATGCTCCTATTCGTCCATTTGCCATGATTCGACCTGTAGTAGGACCTGTCACTTTTGAGAGAATCTTCAACAAAGTACTTTTGCCAGCCCCATTTTTACCAATAATGCCCAATACCTCTCCACGCCTAACTTCAAAGTTGATATCCTTTAATGACCATACGTAATCCGAATTTCCTTTCAGACTTCTGTCGTTAGTCTCTCCAATTTTTAGAAATGGATCCTCTTTCCCTCGAATTCTGGCCCACCATCTATTCAAATCATGGCTTATTGTACCAGTTCCTACCAAGCCCAAACGGTACTGCTTGGATAGATTCTCGACTTTAATTGAAGTGTTTGACATATTAGACTGATGTAGCTCTAGCTATCATAAAATCATACAGTATCCATAAAGTTCTTTTCGGTTCGATTGAAGATGGCCAAACCCAAAATAAATAAGGCAAGAGCAAATACTGTAGCATAGCCTAAATATAGGTAACTGAGTTGCCCTGAGCCCAAAAAGATAAACCGAAAAGTCTCAATAATAGGTGTCATAGGGTTGGCCAGTATAAAAACTTTATACTGCTCTGGAATGCTGGAGAGAGGATAAATTACCGGAGTCCCATACATAAGAAGTTGAACTCCAAAAGTGATTAAAAACTTAAGATCGCGATACTTTGTGGTAAGCGCTGAAAGGATGAAACCAAAGCCCAAACCCAAAAGCATCATAATCAAAACAAGCAAAGGAAATAGAAACAGTTCTTTTTGTATCCTTAACTCGAAACCTTCTACGAAAACAAAATAAGCGTAGAAACCAAAAAAGAGTACCAACTGAACACCGTATGTCACAAGGTTAGTGATGGTAGTAGAAATTGGCATTATGGCCCGTGGGAAATAAACTTTACCAAAAATTTGAGCATTTTTCGTAAAGGTCTCAGAGGTTTTGGTAAGAGAGTCAGAAAAGTACCTCCACGAAGTCACTCCAGCGAGGTAAAATAACACTTTGGGCAATCCATCTGTAGAAAGCCCTGCCACATTACCAAAAATCACAGTAAATGTGAGGGTGGTGAGAATTGGCTGAATAAAATACCAAAGAGGACCAAGTATGGTCTGCTTATATTGAGCCACAAGATCTCTTCTAACGAATAACAATAGCAGATCTTTATACCTTCTGATCTCCTTTATCTTTAGATCGAAGGTTGCCGATTTCGGCTCAATTATCGTATCCCAATCGGGGTGAATCAATTTTTGAAAAATTTAAATAGTGAACGTTTTTCGTTCAATTTCTCTTCATCAGAGTAATACCCCGAGCCGTAGCTACCGTAGCCGTAACCATAGCCATAGCCGTAACCATAACCATAGCCGTAACCATAACCATAGCCATAGCCTCTATTGACCTTGAAATCATTTAAAAGTAAAGTTGCATTCTTAACTAGATCTTTATTGGTAATATCATTTAAAAAGGGGAATACCTGCTTAGCTGTGTAATTCTGTCTGACAACAAAAATATTTAGGTCTGCCAAGGAAGTAAGGTTAAAAGTATCAGCCACTATACCTACAGGTGGAGTATCTATCACCACATGATCATAACTTTCTTTCAAATATGCTATCAAATCCCTGAGTTGATCTGAAATTAGGAGTTCAGCAGGATTCGGAGGTACCGGCCCCGCAGCTATTAAATCAAGATTCTCGTAATCAGTGGCCTGAATAATTTTTTCTCTACTAACGAAACCAGCCAAATAGTTCGAGACCCCAAAATCATTCGTAAGGCCAAAGTCATTGAATAACTTAGGCTTCCTTAGATCTAGGCCTATTAAAACGGTCTTCTTACCAGATAAAGCGAGCATCGAGGCAAGATTCAGAGAACAGAAGGATTTACCTTCCCCTGATGCATTTGAGGTAACTAGAATTGTCTTTATAGCCTTCTCGCGGCCAAAGAAGGCCATATTTGACCTGATTGCCCTAAAAGACTCCGACATGATTGATTTTGGGTGTTCTAAAATTGTCAAATTTCCATCGTATTTATTATGTCCTATCATTCCGATTATTGGAATTTGAGTATACTTCTCTATTTGTTTTCGGAATTCTATCTTATCATTCAACAATTCTCTTATGACCAAAAAGACTAATGGAATGGCCAAACCTAGACCAGCTCCTAGAACATAATTAAAAGGTTTATTTGGGAATATTGAACCTACATTACCGGTCGCTAAATCCACCACTTGGGCATTGGCCTCATTACTTGCTTTTGAAATACCGGACTCTGCTCTTTTCTCACTAAAGAAACTATACATACGCACATAGACATCATAAATTCTCTGAATATCACTGAGTCTGCGTTGCTTTTCGGGGTAGTTCTTGAAATCCGCATTTGATCTGAGAATCTCGGCATCTAAAATTTCAATTTCACTCCTAAGATCATTGATCTGTATCTCAGCGGTATTTCTTATCAAATTAACTAAACTTGTAATCTCAAAGTCCTTGGCCTTTACCAACTCATTAATTGGAGACAAGTTTTCTAGCAAGTCGTTTTTCTCAATTAGAAGCTGCTGTAGTCTACTGATATAACTGTTCAAATTTGTGTTTTGTGTTACAGAAATCGGTATGAAGACTTTTTGATAATTGGCAGTATCATTCAAAAACTCCAAGTTTTCTGATAAAGACCTTAAGGAAGCCTTGGCAATTTCTCTCTCTCCTTCAAGTCGAGTTAATTTGGCTAAGACTTTGTCACCGATGTTATCTAAAGTCAAAGTTTTCTCCTGAACTTTCACCTTATCTAATTGACCCTCATAAAGGGACAGCGTGTCATCCAAAACGTTGAGCTCACGATTGATATAATCTATCGTCTTATCAGCCAACTCATTCTTCCTGTCTAATTCCTGATCTCGATAAGCACTCATAATCTCATTAATAAACCTTGCTCCTTTTCTAGGTTCACTATGAGTTAATTTTAGGACGGCAATGGTGGTAAACTCTCTCAAAAAGGTCACATTTAACCTCTTATTCCACTCCTTGACTAGGCTTTCTTTATCGCGAAACCGAAATGTATAACTCTTACCTGTCAAAGAACTAGACTTATTAAAAAACATAGAAAAACTGTAGCCATCAGTTTCTATCAGACTATTTGGCGGATACAAGGTACTTTCTTCATGTCCATCATCATTAGCAAGTGTCAACCTAAATTGATTATTGTCATAAAAAGTGATAAGAAACTCGCGATTATATAGCTGACTGTGGTTTTCAGTCTTGATTATTTCAAAAGGCAATGTATTGTACTCTTCTATTGACTTAATTCGGCCCTTAGAAAAGTACTCGATATCAAAATCTAATGAGTCTATTGCCGCCCTTGTGATCCCCTCACTTCTCAAAACCTCCAACTCATTTAAAAAATTAGCCGCGAAACCACCACCAATGAAATCTTGCAGAAAGTTAGATGCTATATTAGGATTAGTCTCTGGAATTAAGATTGAACCTCTGACAGAAAATCGCTCAGTGGTGTACCTGTGGTAGGTGAACATTATAAGTAAACCCAGCAGAATCGAAATGAGTATTAATGGCCAATTTCGAACTACTTTGATCAGAATCAATATTGGGTCGATGGCTTGACTGGAACCTGAACTAGGCCCACTTTGGAAATCATCTAAAGAATCAAATTCGCTTGCCATTTTAGTTTGTCAATGTCTGTTATCGCGTCAAGACTCCAATGATAACAGCAGTACCTGATATCACACTAATGATAGTCGCGAAAGTCTGGAGTGCTGTCTCTCCAGTCCCTAACTCTCTTATTTTCAGGGGTGGTACATAGATAATATCATCGGGTTGAATGAAAAAGTATTCTGTATTAATAAACTCTCTTCCAGTCACATCAATCTCATGAATTCTAATCCCTTCTGGATATTGGCGTAGGATACTCACATGACTTCTATCTGCATTAATTGTAAGGTCTCCGGAAGCCGCGATAGCTTCAAGAAGATTCACTTCATACTGCCGAATCAGGTTTGGTCCAACACCATTTACCTCTCCATAAATCGTATAAGGAATACCGCTCAACTTTACACCCACTAAAATATCTGTAACACCATCTTTTTCTCTTATTTGTCGCTCAATTTCATATTTCAATTCTGAAGTAGTCAATCCTGAGGCTTTAACCCTGCCAAGAGCGTTAATTTCAATATTACCTTCCTTATCTACATTATAACCTGTTAAATAAGGATCGAGACCTCCTCCTGCTCCTGCTCCATTATTGCCCTGAGCATTTATACCTGAGTTTGGGCGAGCAAAAATTGGGTAGTACTTTTCAACAGCCTCTTCAACGCCACTATAAAAGTTGATCAATAAAATATCATTTGGTTGCAACCTATAGTCTATTCTTTTAAGTGCGATTAATGAATCGTTCACTAATTTTGGGTTTAATTCTTTATTCTGAAGGTATAGCACTTTTTCATTAGGAATACAGCCACTTGCTAGAAAAAGGATAAATAGGAAACCGACTACTAATTTTAGTTCAGATTTTTTCTTTGTCATTCAACTGAGTTTTGAGCTTTTTGGCCTAGTTCAAAGGCTTGCATACTCATTGTTAGAAAATCATTCATCTTATGCAGAGGAATCATATTTGGTCCGTCACTTAAAGCAACTTTTGGATCAGGGTGCGTCTCGATAAAGAACCCATCAACTCCTGCTGCGCCAGCCGCTCTAGCCAAGTACGGGGCAAACTCTTTTTGACCTCCAGAACTTCCACCAGCACCACCTGGTTGCTGAACGCTATGCGTGACATCAAAAATTACGGGAGCATATTGTCTCATAGTTGGCAGTGCTCTCATATCAACAACCAAATTGTGGTAACCAAAAGAAGCCCCTCTTTCTGTTAGGCAAACCTTGTCATTTCCTGTAGACTTGACCTTGTTGACTGCATACTGCATGTCTTCTGGCGCCATAAACTGTCCACGTTTAATTTTCACTGTTTTACCTGTCTCTCCTGCTGCTACCAATAAATCCGTTTGTCTGCATAAATAAGCCGGAATTTGCAATGCTTGCGCCACGTCACTCACAGGTTTTGCCTGATTAGGCTCGTGAATGTCGGTGACTATTGGAAGGTCAAATTCGCGTCTAATCCTGTCTAGTACGCTTAACCCTTCGTCCAACCCTACTGATCTGTATGAATTTACTGAAGTTCGGTTGGCTTTGTCAAATGATGCCTTAAATATATACTGAATATCCAGCCGTTCACAAGTTTCTTTAAGGCTTTCCGCAACCCTTGCGCATACGTCATAACTCTCGATTGCGCATGGCCCTGAGAACAAGACCATTTTACCTTTGCCAAGTGATATTTTGTCTGTTATCTGAAAGCCTTCCTTAAAAATCTCCATTGCTTGTTAAGTCATTGATTATTTGATCATAATAGCCTTGACTGTAGAGCACAAGGTCCGCCAATTCTCTTAAGACTCCTTTACCGCCCTCCACTTTTGTGATATGATCAACATATTTCTTTACTGCATTATGACCATCGGCTGGTGTGGTACTTAATCCACAGTTAACTAAGATTGGTAGATCGTTGATGTCGTCACCAACATAGGCCACCTCATCCTTTGACAACTTGAACTCGTCAAGTACTTTCTTGAATACGTCAACCTTGTTTTCGATTCCATGATGATGGAAATCAATCTTGAGTTCATTACATCGATTTCTGACCACTTGTGAATCACGGCCAGTGATTACTCCTGTGAGGATATTGAATTCTCTCAGGTACTTGATGATTTGTCCGTCCTTTACATTGAACCTTTTGTACTCCTGACCAGCATTATCATAGATAATACCCCCATCTGTCAGTACACCATCAACATCAAAGATGATTAGCTTAATTCGCTTTGCCTTTTCAAGAATTTCAGGCGAGATGTCCTTCATATTATGATTTAAACAAAAGTAAAAGGAAATTCCAGTTTGACCCAATAACAGACAATAGGATATCTTCATAATGTGTCGCTGCCGAATTTATTATATTAACGACTGTATCTCTTTCTCAGACCATGAAGCAATTTAAATTCATATTATCCTTAGTGTTGACTATTGCCATTTTCTATGGCATGGACAACAAGTTTGGATCCATCCCTCCTATCGGTAAATTCCTAAATCCTTATACTGGGGTTTGGCAAAATGAGACATCAACTGAGGGCTTTCAAGACCTACAAAATCTTGAAGGGCTTTCTCAGCCTGTTAATGTTCATTATGATCAAGCACTTATTCCTCACGTATTTGCTCAAAATGATCGGGACCTCTATCGGGCTCAAGGATATATAACGGCACAGCACAGACTCTGGCAATTGGAGTTTCAAACACATGCTTCAGCTGGGCGCTTATCTGAGATTGTAGGCAGTGCTGCTTTGGATTTTGATCGTGGGCAACGAAGAAAAGGGATGGTTTTCGGTGCTGAAAATGCCCTCAAAACGATGCAAGAGTTTCCAGAGCTAGTCAAAAACCTTGAAGCTTATAGAGATGGAGTCAATAGCTATATAGAAAACCTCTCTCCTGCCGACTACCCACTTGAATACAAGCTACTGGACTACCAGCCTGAACCATGGACATTGAAGAAGACGGCCTTACTGCTTATGTATATGACAGACATGTTGGCTGGGGGTGAATCTGATTTGGAATACACCAATTTTCTTAAGAAGTACGGTCAAGAAAGGTTTGACCTATTCTTTCCAGACTTTTATGATGTCAATGATCCTGTGATACCCTCTGAAAGAAATTGGGAGGATTTTGGGGAAGTTGAAGTGCCTGAAGTACCAGAGGGTGAGCTACCAAAAGAATATGTCTCTGGCCTGTTACCCAAACCACATCCTGACAATGGAAGCAATAACTGGGCGGTTGGACCAGACAAATCGTATTCTGGCAATCCCATCTTGGCCAATGATCCTCATTTGGGACTCAACCTTCCATCCATCTGGTATGCCATGCAACTCGCGACACCAGAAAAAAACACCTTCGGAGTAACTCTTCCTGGAGCGGCAGGCATAGTCATTGGGTTTAACAACGACATCTCTTGGGGGGTAACCAATGCTACTCGTGATGTAAAAGATTGGTACAAAATCAATTTTGAAGACGAATCAAGAGACAGATATCGACACCGAGATGCTTGGGCAAATACGGATAAAAAGATTGAGGAAATCATAGTGCGAGGCGGAGAAACTTATTACGATACAGTTGTTTATACACATCATGGCCCAGTGACTTATGATGCCAGCTTTTCTGGAAATAAAGAGCTGATCGGTTATGCCATGAAATGGGCGGGGCATCTTGGCGGTAATAATCAGCAGACACTGCTTGAACTAAATAAAGCCAAGAATTATGACGAGTATAAGTCGGCACTTAAGCATTTCGTTGCGCCAGCGCAGAATTTCATTTTCTCATCTCGAGAAGGAGATATAGCACTTTGGGTTCAAGGTAAATTCCCCAACAAGTGGAAAGGTCAAGGGAAATTTCTATTAGACGGGAACAATCCCGATCATGACTGGAGAGCCTTTATCCCCCAAGAACACAATGCGCATATCAAAAACCCTAAGAGAGGCTTTGTCAGCTCTGCCAATCAGCATCCCACTGATGCTTCATACCCTTATTATGTTTTCAATGATGGATATGAGGCTTATAGAAATCGAGTAATCAATGACTTTTTCAGGTCAAGAGAAAAGTTTGACGTGCAAGACTTCAAGGACCTTCACAACAACAATTACAATTTGAAGGCAGCCGAACTATTGCCACATATGATAGCAAACATTGACATCACTCAACTCAGCCCTGAGGAAGAAAAGCTATTCGGTGAAGTATCTAGCTGGAACTATTACAATGACATTGACAAAAATGGCGCGACAATTTGGGAACGCTGGTGGATAAGAATCAGAAATATGGTCTGGGATGAGCTCGCAGAAGATGATGTCGACATGCCCTACCCCTTTGCCTATCAAACCATTTATTTGCTGAAGAACAACCCTGAGGATAAGTTTATGGACATTATGGAAACGGATAAAGTTGAAACTGCAAACGATCTTTTCCTTTTAAGTTTTAAAGAAGCTGCCAAAGACATTAAGAACTGGAAAGAAAATAATGAAGGTTTTAACTGGGGTGACTACAAGTCTACTTATGTAGGTCATATTCTTCAGGCCTTACCGGCATTCTCAAGGTTCAATTTACCAATTGGAGGGAACAGTGGAATTGTCAATGCGACAAGTCGAAATCATGGGCCCTCCTGGCGAATGATAGTCGAGATGTCAGACCCACCAAAAGCTCTAGGCATATACCCTGGTGGGCAATCGGGCAACCCTGGCAGTAAATACTATGACAATTTTGTCGACACATGGGCCAATGGAGAGTATTTGGAAATTCTCTTCATGCAAGACGAGTCTAATACGAGTGGAATCATGTTCTCACAAACTTTAACACCGAAACAATGAAAAGCGCACTATCAAACTTTATTCTTACTATAGTTCTCGCCCTGGTGCTTTCCTTGTTTTTACCTTGGTGGTCTATCATGCTGGCAGCATTTATATCTAGTGCAATCGTTCGCTTAAGAAAAGCATCTGCATTCTTTGTTCCCTTCTTAGCAATAGCCGTATTTTGGATAATATACGCCTGGTTATTGAGCAGCGCGAACGACTTCATTTTAGCTAAAAAGGTAGCAGTACTACTTAGTCTTGGAGGAAATGCCTTGGTGCTAATTTTGGTCACAGGGGTCGTTGGCGGACTTGCTGCAGGGGTTGCAGGAGTTTTTGGCAACCAATGCCGGGCAATTTTTAGCCAGAACGATCAATGAATCAGACCACATCGGAAGTCCAGCATTTTGTAATTGATTTTGACAGTACATTCACCAAGGTTGAGGCCCTAGATATTCTTGGTGAAATCTCATTAGAAAACCATCCAGAAAAAGACAAACGCCTTCAGTTGATCAAAGATGTGACTGACAAGGGCATGGCTGGGGAAATGTCTCTAAGAGAATCCCTAGAATCAAGGATCAATATTCTTGATGCACACCAGTCTCACTTGGATGAATTAGTTAGGCGCTTGAGCAAATTGGTGTCAAAGTCGATTTCAAGAAATCAGACGTTTTTTGAGCACAATGCCGCCAATACCTTCATTGTTTCTAATGGATTCAAGGAATTTATCGTACCCGTGGTAACGCAACTCGGTATACGCCCTGAACATGTCTTTGCCAATGACTTCATCTTCGATGACAACGGTGCAATCATTGATTTTAATAGGGAAAATGTACTGTCCTCCAATGGAGGGAAAGTGAAACAAATAGAGCAGCTAAGCCTTAAGGGAAACGTCCATATGATTGGTGATGGTTACACCGATTATGAGGTAAGGAAAGCTGGTGCCGCCAATACTTTCTATGCCTATACAGAAAATATCGAACGGGACAGTGTGAAGGCGCATGCTGATCATATAGCCCCTAGTTTTGACGAAATACTATTCCATAATAATATGAGTGGAGCTTTATCATACCCAAAGAATCGAATCAAGATGCTCTTATTGGAGAGCGTTCACCCCAAAGCCTTAGCCAAACTAAAAGAGGATGGGTTTTCAGTGGAAAGCTATCCAGCGGGATTAGATGAGGATGAACTATCGGAAAAGATAAAGGGTATTCGAGTGCTCGGTATTAGATCGAAGACCCAAGTCACAGCAAAAGTCCTTGATCATGCCGATAAACTCATGGCAATTGGTGCCTTCTGCATTGGCACCAACCAAATTGACTTAGAGGCCGCATTAAATAAAGGTGTGGCAGTTTTTAACGCTCCATACAGTAATACTAGATCTGTCGTAGAACTTGCCATAGCGGAGATCATTATGCTAATGCGTGGCATCCCTGACAAGAGCAAGGATATGCATCAGGGCAAATGGTCTAAAACCGCCAATAGCAGTTATGAAATCCGAGGTAAGAAGCTTGGCATCATTGGTTATGGCAACATAGGTGCACAGCTTTCAGTACTGGCAGAGAACCTCGGGATGAATGTTTTCTACTATGACATTGAAGAACGTTTGGCACTGGGGAATGCTACAAAGTGTAACTCCCTTCAGGAACTTCTTGAACTGGCTGATGTAGTTTCCCTACATGTCGATGGAAGACCTGAAAACAAGAACATTTTCAGAAAAGAGCATTTCGAAATGATGAAAGATGGAGCCGTCTTTCTAAACCTTGCTAGAGGACCTGTGGTGGATATCCCTGCCCTTAAGGAAGCTGTCTCAAGTGGGAAAGTTAGAGGAACTGGTGTAGACGTATTCCCTGAGGAACCAAAGAGTAATAATGATCCGTTTAATTCTGAGTTAATTGGATTACCGAACACAATTTTAACACCACACATCGGTGGCAGTACTCAAGAAGCCCAAGAGAACATTGGTGACTTTGTTCCAGGCAAAATCATGGATTACATTAACACTGGCAACACTGCGCTTAGTGTTAACTTCCCTAATCTCACCCTGCCTCCTCTCGAAAATGCGCATAGACTCATTCACATTCATGAGAATAAACCAGGTGTATTGGCGGAGATTAATAATGTTTTGGCCGCACATGAAGCCAACATTGTGGGGCAATACCTGAAAACCAATGAGTCTATAGGCTATGTGATTACCGATATAGATAAGGAGTACGGCAAAGACCTGGCAAAAGCACTGAAGAAGATCGAACACACGATCAAATTCAGAGTCTTATACTAAGTCACCGTTAAAAGTCTATTCCTACTTATTGACATAGTTCCGGTTGCGATCCAGTTAGAATTATGCTAGTTTTTAGCATAATTGAAACCTTAGACTATGAACAATAAATTCAAGCAACTTCTGTCTTTAGTTGCACTGGCAGCGCTTTTAGTTACCCAGGCCTGCTCTCCCAAAACTGGACCCGATACCATATTCATAAATGGCGAGGTCTACACAGTAGACAACGACAATTCCAAAGTCCAAGCAGTGGCTGTGACTAATGGAATGATTGAGGCTGTTGGAACGACCGATGAGATCAGCAAGCTGGCTGGGTCAAATACAAAGATTGTAGACCTAGCAGGAATGACGATGACACCCGGCATCATTGAATCACATGCCCATTTGATGGGAATTGGTTATAACAAGCTTGAGCTCGACTTAATGTATGTCAAAACATATGACGAGTTAGTAGAAAAAGTAGCTGAGGCTGTAGCCAAAGCTGAACCTGGTCAATGGATTACTGGACGCGGATGGCATCAGGATAAATGGATAGAAAAACCAGACGTAATGGAAAAAGGCTTCCAAACTCATGACAAGATGAGTGCTGTGAGTCCTGACAACCCAGTATATCTGCGCCATGCTAGTGGACATGCGACCTTCGCAAACGCCAAGGCTATGGAAATGGCCGGCATCAACCGTTTAAGCATTGAAAGCCTATCGGGCGAAGTTGAAGGTGGAGAAATTATTAAGGATAAGCTTGGCAACCCGACTGGTGTTTTCACCGAAAGGGCCTCCTCGATTGTTGGTAAGCTGGTACCACAAGAAACACCTGAGCGTGCCGATCAAGCCCTAGAAATGGCTATCCAAGAGCTATTAGAAAAAGGAATTACAAGTTTTCACGATGCAGGATCAGGTCAGGCTTTCATTGACAGATTGCAAAGGTTCAAAGCAGAAGGAAAACTAAAGGTCCGTCAGTATGTAATGCTTACAGGTCGTCAACCCGAGTTGCTCGAAGAATGGTATGAAAAAGGACCAATGATTGACCCTGACCATATGGTTACTGTGCGCTCGATCAAACTCAACTGTGATGGTGCCTTAGGCCCTAGAGGTGCTTGGTTGTTAGAGGCGTATACTGATCGTCCTGACCATTATGGACACGAGACTCTACCCATGGAAACGGTAAATACTGTTTCAGAAAAGGCCTTGGCCACAGGTTTTCAGGTTTGTTCTCATGCTATTGGCGATAGAGCAAACCGTGAAATACTGGATCGATACGAAGCCTCATTTAAGAAGTACCCTAACATCAACCCAAAGGATGTAAGGTTTAGAATAGAGCATGCTCAACACTTGAATGTGGATGACATTCCTCGCTTTGGTCAAATGGGCGTGATTGCGGCTATGCAAGCCGTGCATATGAGTTCTGATAGACCTTGGGCAATTGACCGATTAGGAAAAGCCAGAATTGAAGAGGGTGCTTATGTATGGCAAAAGCTATTGCAATCAGGCGCTAAGATTATTAACGGAACCGATGCTCCAGTTGAACCAGTTGATCCCCTACCATCATTCTTTGCATCTGTAGCCCGAAAAACACTTCAGGGCTTTCCTGAAGGAGGCTTTGAGCCTGACCAATCTATGTCAAGAGACGAAGCCTTAAGATCATTTACAATTGATGCTGCTTTTGGTGAGTTTGAAGAAGATTTCAAAGGATCGATTGAAGTTGGTAAAGCTGCTGATTTTACTGTATTCGATAAGAACATTATGACTATTCCTGAAATGGAAATTCTGGACACAAAAGTGGCTATGACTATTATCAATGGAGAAATCCTTTACGAAAAAGGAGAATAGTCACCATAAACTTCTGATAAAAGCACGACCCTAAAGGTTCGTGCTTTTTTTATCTCCTTTTTGTCAAGATCACTACGAGCTTTTTTAACTTCACCTTTGATGACGCAAGACCTGTTCGATCACTATCGGCTAACGAACTGCTCACTTAAGACCATGGAAGGTTATATAAGTGAAAACTACTTGGTCTCATCAGATCAAGGGAAATATGTATTGAAAGTGTATGATTATTCTGCTCAAACCGAAGCAGAAATTATTGCTGAAACAGAGTTTGTTAATCGTCTGACCCACCTTACAGCCAATCAGGTTTCACGGCCGATAAAGAATCAGGATAATGAATTGCTAACACGAACAGCCGATGATAAAATACTTAGGCTACTCTCGTTTGTAGAAGGCACCTTCTTAGCCGAAGCGCAACATACACCTGAGTTATTTCAGTCACTCGGCAGTTTTATGGCAGAGATAGATTTAAAACTGGCATCATTTAGAAATCCAGGCATAGAAAGCCGAAGGTTAGAATGGGATTTGCAAAACCTGTCGCTTATAAAATCGCTTATTGAGCACATCAAGGACCCTTCTCGGAGAAAGCTAGTAAAGCACTTTTTTATTCAATGGGATTTGAATGTGGCTCCTGTACGCCCACGACTCAGACAGTCGGTTATTCATAACGATGGTAACGATTGGAATGTCCTAACCAAAGACAATCGGGTCACCGGGATAATTGACTTTGGTGACTCAGTCTATACTCAATTGATCAATGAGTTAGCAATTACCATCACCTATGCCATTTTCGACAAAGAAGACCCATTGACATGGGCAGTGTATACCACAAATGGGTATCACCAAAAATATCCTCTTGAGAGAAGGGAATTAGAAGTTCTATACTATCTGATTGCCGGGAGACTAATTACAAGTGTTTGCAAATCGGCAC
Coding sequences:
- a CDS encoding ABC transporter permease; amino-acid sequence: MIHPDWDTIIEPKSATFDLKIKEIRRYKDLLLLFVRRDLVAQYKQTILGPLWYFIQPILTTLTFTVIFGNVAGLSTDGLPKVLFYLAGVTSWRYFSDSLTKTSETFTKNAQIFGKVYFPRAIMPISTTITNLVTYGVQLVLFFGFYAYFVFVEGFELRIQKELFLFPLLVLIMMLLGLGFGFILSALTTKYRDLKFLITFGVQLLMYGTPVIYPLSSIPEQYKVFILANPMTPIIETFRFIFLGSGQLSYLYLGYATVFALALFILGLAIFNRTEKNFMDTV
- a CDS encoding polysaccharide biosynthesis tyrosine autokinase; its protein translation is MASEFDSLDDFQSGPSSGSSQAIDPILILIKVVRNWPLILISILLGLLIMFTYHRYTTERFSVRGSILIPETNPNIASNFLQDFIGGGFAANFLNELEVLRSEGITRAAIDSLDFDIEYFSKGRIKSIEEYNTLPFEIIKTENHSQLYNREFLITFYDNNQFRLTLANDDGHEESTLYPPNSLIETDGYSFSMFFNKSSSLTGKSYTFRFRDKESLVKEWNKRLNVTFLREFTTIAVLKLTHSEPRKGARFINEIMSAYRDQELDRKNELADKTIDYINRELNVLDDTLSLYEGQLDKVKVQEKTLTLDNIGDKVLAKLTRLEGEREIAKASLRSLSENLEFLNDTANYQKVFIPISVTQNTNLNSYISRLQQLLIEKNDLLENLSPINELVKAKDFEITSLVNLIRNTAEIQINDLRSEIEILDAEILRSNADFKNYPEKQRRLSDIQRIYDVYVRMYSFFSEKRAESGISKASNEANAQVVDLATGNVGSIFPNKPFNYVLGAGLGLAIPLVFLVIRELLNDKIEFRKQIEKYTQIPIIGMIGHNKYDGNLTILEHPKSIMSESFRAIRSNMAFFGREKAIKTILVTSNASGEGKSFCSLNLASMLALSGKKTVLIGLDLRKPKLFNDFGLTNDFGVSNYLAGFVSREKIIQATDYENLDLIAAGPVPPNPAELLISDQLRDLIAYLKESYDHVVIDTPPVGIVADTFNLTSLADLNIFVVRQNYTAKQVFPFLNDITNKDLVKNATLLLNDFKVNRGYGYGYGYGYGYGYGYGYGYGYGSYGSGYYSDEEKLNEKRSLFKFFKN
- a CDS encoding polysaccharide biosynthesis/export family protein, with the translated sequence MTKKKSELKLVVGFLFILFLASGCIPNEKVLYLQNKELNPKLVNDSLIALKRIDYRLQPNDILLINFYSGVEEAVEKYYPIFARPNSGINAQGNNGAGAGGGLDPYLTGYNVDKEGNIEINALGRVKASGLTTSELKYEIERQIREKDGVTDILVGVKLSGIPYTIYGEVNGVGPNLIRQYEVNLLEAIAASGDLTINADRSHVSILRQYPEGIRIHEIDVTGREFINTEYFFIQPDDIIYVPPLKIRELGTGETALQTFATIISVISGTAVIIGVLTR
- the kdsA gene encoding 3-deoxy-8-phosphooctulonate synthase; its protein translation is MEIFKEGFQITDKISLGKGKMVLFSGPCAIESYDVCARVAESLKETCERLDIQYIFKASFDKANRTSVNSYRSVGLDEGLSVLDRIRREFDLPIVTDIHEPNQAKPVSDVAQALQIPAYLCRQTDLLVAAGETGKTVKIKRGQFMAPEDMQYAVNKVKSTGNDKVCLTERGASFGYHNLVVDMRALPTMRQYAPVIFDVTHSVQQPGGAGGSSGGQKEFAPYLARAAGAAGVDGFFIETHPDPKVALSDGPNMIPLHKMNDFLTMSMQAFELGQKAQNSVE
- a CDS encoding KdsC family phosphatase, which gives rise to MKDISPEILEKAKRIKLIIFDVDGVLTDGGIIYDNAGQEYKRFNVKDGQIIKYLREFNILTGVITGRDSQVVRNRCNELKIDFHHHGIENKVDVFKKVLDEFKLSKDEVAYVGDDINDLPILVNCGLSTTPADGHNAVKKYVDHITKVEGGKGVLRELADLVLYSQGYYDQIINDLTSNGDF